The Palaemon carinicauda isolate YSFRI2023 chromosome 43, ASM3689809v2, whole genome shotgun sequence genomic sequence AAATCACATTTTCAAACCATTTCTATCCCCTTTAGTATCTTGATTCCTCTAACATGACCAGACCACCTTTGCTACAAGAATTACAGGTAAAGGAAAGACGcaagtgtgtgtgtaataaaatacAACATTACCTCTTATggatatcattgttgttgttgttgctgctgctgttgttattattatcatctccgcAATCAACCCACGACAACATGTCTCAGGGGAGAAGTTGCTGCACTTGACCTCAAGAAGTGAACTGTAGGCATTTCTTTAAGCATTGAAGGGCCTTATGTCCCAAATTTTCGTTTCCAATTCTTGGCAACACTGTCCAGACCGATCCTTCAGATGGCAACACTGCCTCTGCTCTGCCGGATGAAGACTTTCTCTGCATTGTTGATAATATCATCAGTTGGTTTGACAACAGAGTTCTTCGTCTCTCCtttgtcttttttgttggcaaTACCTTGCAGCTGCTGCCACCATTTACTGGCAAGCTGGTTGGCAATGCTGCCAGAATTATGTTGGCATCACTGGTGAGATGTTTGACAGGCCTGTTAAGTGTCATGTTGGCTGCTCCGTCTCTGTTTCATCATACAAAACCACATGTTGATTCTTCCACTGATGTTCAAGATGGGTTGATTATTAGAaggggaaggtctctctctctctctcatctctctctctctctctctctctctctctctctctctctctctctctccatactccTTTGTGTATTCCACTCTTTAATCAATAACTTCCTGTAATACATATTCAATAGCTATCATTATAGTTGGACCATATGACGTTGACgatacaagggagagagagagagagagagagagagagagagagagagagaaagagagagagagagagagaccttaaagcTGACCTTTCCATTCGAAAGGTCCTTCTGGGGATTCCTGTCAATTCAGACAGAAAAGGATCAGTAACAAGAAGGAAATGTTTGCTCAAGCAATATTATTAAGATCACTAGTTGGCAACACTGAATTGGAGATTGTTGCCATCAGCATATTACCagtaaaggtgtactagtcagtgccactcttattaggttagtttgctgtgagcaatcagaagaaaatctcccaccatcactaagccGTACTGGCCAGCAGTGTTAAGatcgggccaaaccccagacatataaAAGGACATGTGAGAGACCTTTCTCctccagtagactagaaatggctgcatttgtttttgtgtagtgtttatgtatgcatatatatatatatatatatatatatatatatatatatatatatatatatatatatatatgtgtgtgtgtgtgtgtgtgtatttatgtatatctatgcatatatatatatatatatatatatatatatatatatatatatatatatatatatatatatatatatatatatgtgtgtgtgtgtgtgtatgtatgtatttttatgtatatgtatatatatgtatatataatgtatatgtttatatatattatataaatacacacatatatatatatatatatatatatatatatatatatatatatatatatatatatatgtgtgtgtgtgtgtgtgtatgtatgtatttttatgtatatgtatatatatgtatatatataatgtatatgtttatatatattatataaatacatatatatatatatatatatatatatatatatatatatatatatatatatatatatatatatatatgtatatatatatatatatatgtatatatatatatatatatatatatatatatatatatatatatatatatatatatatatatgtatatatatatatatatatatatatatatatatatatatatatatatatatatatatatatatgtatatatatatatatatatatatatatatatatatatatatatatatatatatatatatatgtatatatatatatatatatatatatatatatatacatatatatatatatatatatatatatatacagtggaacctctacatccgatcgtatctacatccgaattttccaacatccgaagtaaaattcgagcaaatttttgactctacacccgaattttatttcgacacacgaagtagcaattttcgtcgtaccggttgtatccgaatttttcgacacgcgaagtacaattcgaacacgttccgactctacacccgaatgtttttttcgacacccgaagtaaacaatactcgtacgcgtagtcggtgctcatagcgcctgaagtgttttttatttccgccgatagaaggcagcacatcgacctcggagggacgctcaattagcgcggcttgggtcagtcctctgttctcgtcggcttcgtgcggttgtgctctttgcgttgtgatattaactgtgaattaatcgtgattttttacgtgcatccattaacgataatttacgtaaatcatgggtccaaaaaggcttagttttgccagtggtagtggtagtggtgagaaaaggaagaaggaaatgctttctatagaaattaagcaggaaattattgaaaaacatgagcgtggcatccgcgtgagtgaacttgctaaacagtatggccgtaatatgtcgacgatctcgacaatccttaaacagaaggaagctattaaagcagtgaaaccttctaaggggatcactataatttccaaacgctgtACCCCTATCAtaaaagagatggaacgacttctactagtgtggattaaggatagagagatcgttggcgacaccatcaccgaaaccgttatctgcgagaaggcgcacgccatctttacggacttgaaggaggagagctctgtgggtgatgctggggagagttcaaccgagccttccttagatgatttcaaggcatctcgtggctggttcgagaaatttaagaaacggtccgggattcattcagttgttcgccacggagaggctgctagtgcggacacaaaggctgcaactgactttgttaagaaattcgaaaatatcgtaaaggaagaaggctacgtagagcagcaggtgttcaattgtgatgaaactgggctgttttggaagaagatgccgagtcgaacctacatcactgctgaagagaagaaattgcctgggcataagccaatgaaggatcggttgactcttgctctatgtgccaacgctagcggggactttaaagttaagcccttgcttgtttaccattcagagaaccctagggcctttaaagcacacaacgtcgataaggatcagcttcatgttttctggcgatccaactcgaaggcctgggtcactaggcaattctttgtgcaatgggtaaaccaagttttcggtccttctgtgaagaagtatcttcatgagcagaaattgcctttaaagtgcctgctatgccttgacaatgcacccgctcacccccccggacttgaagatgatatcttcgatgaattcaagttcataaaggtgctgtatcttccaccaaataccacctctatcctccagcccatggaccagcaagtcatctctaattttaagaagctgtacaccaagcacttattcaagcagtgctttaatgtcacgcaaagcaccaacttaactttgcgtgaattttggaggggccacttcaatatcgtgcactgcttaaagatcattgatcaggcttgggtgggattaactcgacggaccctcaattctgcatggaagaagctgtggcctgatgcagtttctccccgagatttcgagggttttgaccccgaacctgatcccgtggtcggtgcagcggaagccgtagaggaaatcgtctcccttggcaagtccatgggtctggaggtcgacgcagatgacgttacggaactcgtcgccgaacatcacgacgaactgacgacggatgagctcaaggaactccatgctatgtcggagcacatgagtgatgacgaggaagagagcgaggaggtagaacatgtgttaggttcagcgcaaataaaagaggtgttaggaaaatatcaagacgtggtcgacttcatcgacaaataccatccaaagaaattgcaggtttgtcgtgtagtttctcaattcgatgatgtttgcctaacgcactttcgaaacattctgaaaagccgtacgaagcaattatctatcgatgcttcctttaaaaaaactgcgaagcgaactcgcgatgaagaggatgtaagtgaaccgatgaaaacggcaaagagtgaagaggaagaaagtgaaacacagaaaacggaaaagagtgaagcaaaagaaattcagtcaattttaaaagtaagtgatagtgattaaaattacgtaatcatcaaaaagaaaaaaagaaaatgtaaaaaaaatataaaatataaaaataaaaaaaaaataagctaagttatgttaaagttcacttagtgtaagttagaataagttacggtagtgttacgtttatcgtagttaacctctctacctcctcgccgtccgtccgtctcctctctcctctctgcgtagcgaagacgaacaacacctgcgctggagtttctaaggtaaagtgacgctaaaaacccgtttcttatttatcattttttgctaattcttcttatttacatgtctattcttcttatttacatgtctattatctaatttagtgttcattattctcatgggaaaattatgtgtagtagtttattaagaagttatcataggtttttgggctcaaccacggattaatcctatttcaatgtattcttatgggaaaattcgtttcgacatccgatcaatttctacatccgaagttggttctggaacggattNNNNNNNNNNNNNNNNNNNNNNNNNNNNNNNNNNNNNNNNNNNNNNNNNNNNNNNNNNNNNNNNNNNNNNNNNNNNNNNNNNNNNNNNNNNNNNNNNNNNNNNNNNNNNNNNNNNNNNNNNNNNNNNNNNNNNNNNNNNNNNNNNNNNNNNNNNNNNNNNNNNNNNNNNNNNNNNNNNNNNNNNNNNNNNNNNNNNNNNNNNNNNNNNNNNNNNNNNNNNNNNNNNNNNNNNNNNNNNNNNNNNNNNNNNNNNNNNNNNNNNNNNNNNNNNNNNNNNNNNNNNNNNNNNNNNNNNNNNNNNNNNNNNNNNNNNNNNNNNNNNNNNNNNNNNNNNNNNNNNNNNNNNNNNNNNNNNNNNNNNNNNNNNNNNNNNNNNNNNNNNNNNNNNNNNNNNNNNNNNNNNNNNNNNNNNNNNNNNNNNNNNNNNNNNNNNNNNNNNNNNNNNNNNNNNNNNNNNNNNNNNNNNNNNNNNNNNNNNNNNNNNNNNNNNNNNNNNNNNNcgaagggaccatctcccttcctcttcagaatacaaatggttacaaatttttgaaaaagaggtacagaaaggttcttaagagataaaaagcccattACAGTCTTAGCGAAAATACTTACTTATGTACTTATACGTATGTCCGGTTTAGTGCGCTGCAACAGGGTCATCAACTATCTTGACCGCCCCATAGCTCCAATGTAGCTGGATCCATACTCCAGTCCAGGATTGAGTTGGTGTTAGGAGATGTATACCCCTTAACAGGAGGCTTGTTAGGAATTCGCTGGAGCAAAGATGAGAGTTTTCTTTTGAATGGCTCGAATTTTCCAATCTTGTTAATGTGTACTGGGAGGCAGTTCCAGAGACGTGGGCCACTGACAGCGAAAGACTTGTCATATAGACTGTGGTTATAGGCTGCCACGCCCCCTCGCAGAGGAGGAACGACTGCTTCAAAGCCAATCAGAGGCCTAGACAAAAACTTGATCTTCAGGTCGTTGCTGACTGATCCATGGAGAATCTTCCACATGTGTAGCAGGATATAGCGTTCTCGTCGGCGTTGCAGTGACATGACGGATAGTTTCTTGAGTCTCTCCCAGTAGTTGAGATGCTGAGCCCCTGCAATTCGTGCAGTAAAAGTCCGCTGAACTCCTTCTAGTTCTTCGATATCCGACACACTTTGGGGATTCCACAGAGGACAACAGTACTCTAGTAGACTGCGTACCATAGACTTGTACAAAGTTAGCATGATGGTAGGACTCCGGTTAAAGAAGACGCTGAGAACCCACCCGGCTTTTTGTCTTGCTTTGTTGGCCATATCTTTGATATGAGCAGTCCACTTCAGGTCCGAGGTAACAGTAACTCCAAGATCTCTCAGTTGGTcggaaggagtgagagtgcctcTGGACGTTGAATACTGATATAGGTCGGCAGTAAACGGTAATTGTAGCAAAGGATTCCTCCTATTTACTGCATGGCTCATAAACTCGAACTTATCTTCATGCAATGACATGTTGTTCTTAGTTGACCATTGGGTAACAGTATTCAGATCCTGTTGCAAGAGTACCATATCAGGAGTAGTTGATATTGCTCTCATAATCCTTGTATCGTCAGCAAAGCAACGAATGACACTATTGCCTACACACAGTGTTATGTCGTTTATGAATATAAGAAACAGTATAGGACCCAGTACggttccttgaggtactccactcaaGATTAAGGCTGCAACACTGAACTGGCCTTCATTGCAACTTGCTGTGTGCGATCCTTAAGAAATTATTCGATCTATTTTACAATATTCGGATGGATTCCATACTTGGAGAGCTTCTTGATGAGTAGGGCATGATCCACCTTATCGAAAGCTTTGGCGTAGTCCAAATAAATGCAATCGGTATCGTTTCCTTCAAGAAAGTTTTCCAGAATGTTATCGAAGTGATGGAGAAGCTGGGTTAAGCAACTATGACCTGACCTAAAACCATGCTGTTGGCTGCATAGAAGACTGTTGGACTCAAGATGGTGGACAAGGCGTTTCCTAGTAAAACGCTCAAATATCTTGATGATATGGGAGGTCAGAGATACAGGTCGGTAATTTGAAGCAGTTGCGACTCCCGTTTTTGTAGAGTGGACAAATAACGGAGTTCTTGTCGAAGGACGGGACTACACCTGATTCAAAGGATTGTGACCAGAGGATGAAAATAGGTCGTGCCAACGCATGTTTACAGGACTTGAGCAGCACAGAAGGGATACCATCAGGGCCAGGGGCTGAGTCTGCCTTCATGTCATCAATGGCATGTATAACATCTCCTTCATTGAAAAGTAATTGGGAGTCCTCAAATCTTTCTGTAATTGTCGGCGGTGTAAAGTCTGCTGCAGCAATGTCGACATCTCTTGGGTTGCTGAAAACGGATTTGAACTGGGTTTGCAATATGTTGGCTATTTGCTGAGGATCAGTACAAATATTATTGCTTTCATCAAAAAGCATGCTAATGGTCTGCTTTTGCCGGGAAAATCTCTTAGCATAGCTATAAAAGTCTTTGGATTTGATTTGACCTTCCCGACAGCCACCTCTTCTCTGAAGTGTCTCTCGTTGACAATTGCATCTCTGATGTCGTAGTGGGCAAGAACAATCTCATTGTTAAGACGTTGGATGAGCTCTGAGGGAGTGGAAGGGTCCACGGTTGCCCTCTCTAACCTGCCTTGAAGTCTTCGCTTTTTGCGGAGAGGCGATGCATATGTGAGATCTCTGGCGCTTAGGGGGGAGCTTGGGAAGACAGTGTTCCTGACATATACTAAGTAACATGTCCCTAAAGGTTTCCGGAAAGCAATCTATACCGTTAGATTCGAGAACATCATGCCAGTCTACAGCTTCAACTTTACTGCTGATGCTGGAAAAGTCTGCTTTAGTAAAATCAAGTCCCCGGAACGAGGTTGCGTCAAACACCGGAGGAGCATTAACATTTGGCTGACATGGATTGTAGGATAGGTAAATCTCTATCAGATCATGATCAGACATTCTCGTAGGTTTCACATCCACATGGGTCACAAGCGAGGCTGAGTTGGTGAGAAAGAGGTCTAAAGTGTTGCCTTGATGTGTGGGTTGGAGGATGTATTGACTGAAAAGGTGGTTGTTCATAAACTTCTCTAAGAGATCAGTGGATGAGGTTGGTGGGCGTGCCAAGGGAGGATCCCAGGTAAAGTCTGGGAAGTTAAAATCACCTAGAAAACAAATATCAAAGTCTTCTTTGCCTTCTGTGTAGTCATGTACCGCACTGAGACACGCCTGGAAATCTGCAAGGGGTGCTGATGGAGGTCTATACAGAACACAGATAATCATCTTGGAAGGCTCCGATGTACACATAAGAAGCTGGCAGGAATCTTGGTCAAGCTTCTCCGTATTTGTGATTGGAAGATCACAGTGGGTATAAAGAATAACCCCGCCACCAACCATAGTGCTACGGTTGCATCGATGAATATTGTAGTCTTCGATGCTGATTTGAGCGTCGTGAACATATGGTTTTAACCACGACTCCGTGAGAGCTATAAATGGGAGACAGTTGGTCCTTGACTTCTGTCTGATGACATCTTCAAGGAAAGGTATCTTCCAGCTACACGCACTCCTCGCGCTGGGGTTCAGCGACTGTATGTTTAACAGTAGGCAGGACGAATATGAGTCATGTTCGGTGGGAAGAACATCGGCTGGCCCGAAAAGTTGTCCTGCCTCCGATGGAACAGCTGTTGGGGATAGTACGGCGTTGGCTTGAAGAGACCGTAGTGGGGTATTGGCTGTTCCAGGGTAGAGTTGGGTGGGTTGGGTGGGCCCTGTCTTTCATCAGCATATCCATTTGTTGCTTGTACAGATCCATCTCTAGCCTCAAGGACTTGATCTCCCCTAGAACGGTTGTCTTCATTTCGTCTAGGAGAGTCTTCATCCATAAAAAAGACTCCTTCTCTTGCTTTGAGGGAGCTTTATTACCCTTGTGGACAGCGCTTGTTTCTTTCTTTCCAGGCTTAGGCTTGTTCGATGTCGGATCCTTAGCCGTTGTAGTCGGAACGTTGGTATTAGCAGCGTTATCCACTGTTTTCTTCTTTAGCATCGATTTAGGACGTTTGGTTCCAATTAAATGCATTCGCTTGTGGTTTATGTCTTTGCATTTTTTAATCTCCACGGAAGATTTGCAAAGGTTGACATGCAGATATGCACAGTTGTCTCCTTCTTTGCATCCCCTTGTTTCATGAGTCTAGTACCTCATGTATCTTTGGCATATTTTGGGGTGAAAAAGGTTGCacttttcttttccattggcctcTTTTTTTTCCCAGATAAACCGTGGGGGCAGGAACATTCTGATAACCTGGGGCACACATGTTGACATATGTTGGGCTTGGACTCAGAAATATCCTGTTCCTTTTTGGCTTTTTCAAGCTCACTTGCTAGGAGCTCTGGTTTGAGAGAGGGTGCAGCTAGTTCCTGATGGTGGGCTTCTTGCCGGGATAGGTTGGCACTCAAGGAAGTTCCCGGTGTTGTTGATTCCGATGTTGCGAGTTCATCAGGGTCAGAGCCTTTGATGCATTTCACAGTGGTTTGTTTAATAATTCTTTAATAAttctttaacaattccttaacaatagttacattgtattttacaatattatttaaatacTGATCCagtttaaaattactttgaaatatattaaaattattagaattctgaattcaaacagcttcaatcagtttccgtttGTGtgtattgatatcaatttgtccatatacttaaaatctattggatgactttcccgtgtcatatgtttaaaaacatcacctcttctaatggaatctctatgttctctttttcttcttttaaggtttaaaggtcactcgtgaatggcagaggcaagggacacacgATGAGCGCTCaagcccaatctccacccaagctaggaccagggaaagccagacaatggctgctgatgattcagcaggtagacctataggctccctcaaaaaacCAATCACTAGctcaaaagatggtgaggttgcagacactaaagaaactatcaagtttgagcgggactcgacctccCGTCCATCAGAAcgccaggcagagagagagagagagagagagagagagagagagagagagagagagagagagagagagagaggaatttgttATCTAAGAACCTTAAGTTAAACATCCATGTCTGGTGATATCGCCAGACTAGGTAGGGTTCGATTCCACACTTAAAACTCCTTAGTTCTATTAGTggctggaaccttaccatccttgttgtTAAAACGTGGGAGCATGGGGGAACTCATAGGTCTACCTGATTAGTTAtgaacaaccattgcctggccctccctggtccaagattAGCC encodes the following:
- the LOC137633872 gene encoding uncharacterized protein, giving the protein MRAISTTPDMVLLQQDLNTVTQWSTKNNMSLHEDKFEFMSHAVNRRNPLLQLPFTADLYQYSTSRGTLTPSDQLRDLGVTVTSDLKWTAHIKDMANKARQKAGWVLSVFFNRSPTIMLTLYKSMVRSLLEYCCPLWNPQSVSDIEELEGVQRTFTARIAGAQHLNYWERLKKLSVMSLQRRRERYILLHMWKILHGSVSNDLKIKFLSRPLIGFEAVVPPLRGGVAAYNHSLYDKSFAVSGPRLWNCLPVHINKIGKFEPFKRKLSSLLQRIPNKPPVKGYTSPNTNSILDWSMDPATLELWGGQDS